Proteins from one Candidatus Neomarinimicrobiota bacterium genomic window:
- a CDS encoding tyrosine-type recombinase/integrase produces the protein MGLFQRANSDKWYARFKNANGQWVNRSTGTSNKQLAKEILTKWEYDATQVSKTGRKELPSLPCYEFMEKYLQHREKGKNSETVKLDRLALEEFIKNVGPTTLIKHISSQDIEQYLETLHSRDLSPYTLRQRLTHLKRALNWAIESDLLYLNPASKVSPPPIPQQSILEIPRKDIRLLLDNSQGTWIGDYIAAAAYGGFRSSEITHIKEDDIHWDDNYVSVVGKFDKRRSVPLFPSLKTLFTRILEYTPTSDPRITAWNNGKNDPFLFYQVNDNSLVSQAFKGIVRSIWSKDKYEVTSSEIKRTTGEMISQDELFIPTEEEKKRLGRSIKKVAVEHHDEKDRYKFHDLRHTFATNYLRNGGSIEKLRKILGHKQISTTLKYEHLVINDLQEDEDPVTY, from the coding sequence ATGGGATTATTCCAACGTGCAAATTCGGATAAATGGTATGCCCGATTCAAAAATGCAAACGGACAATGGGTAAATCGGTCGACGGGCACATCCAATAAACAGCTGGCCAAAGAAATCTTAACCAAATGGGAATATGATGCGACCCAGGTGAGTAAAACCGGGAGAAAAGAACTTCCCTCCCTTCCCTGTTATGAATTTATGGAGAAGTATCTTCAGCATCGGGAAAAAGGGAAAAACAGTGAGACGGTCAAATTAGATAGATTAGCGCTCGAGGAGTTTATCAAAAATGTTGGGCCAACCACCCTTATAAAACACATCTCCTCTCAGGATATTGAACAATATCTTGAGACATTACACTCCAGGGATTTATCACCATATACTCTCCGCCAGAGATTGACCCATTTAAAACGAGCATTAAATTGGGCTATCGAAAGTGATCTGCTTTATCTTAATCCGGCCTCCAAAGTATCCCCTCCTCCCATTCCTCAGCAAAGTATACTCGAAATCCCAAGAAAGGATATCCGACTGCTGCTAGATAATTCGCAGGGGACTTGGATTGGTGATTATATTGCTGCTGCCGCCTATGGCGGTTTCAGGTCAAGTGAAATTACGCATATCAAGGAAGATGATATTCACTGGGACGATAACTATGTGTCTGTGGTAGGAAAATTCGACAAAAGGCGTTCTGTCCCCCTTTTTCCTTCACTAAAGACCTTATTTACCAGAATCTTGGAATATACACCCACATCAGATCCGAGAATTACAGCCTGGAACAATGGAAAAAATGATCCTTTTTTATTTTACCAAGTCAATGATAATTCACTAGTGTCACAGGCGTTTAAGGGTATAGTTCGTTCTATCTGGAGTAAAGACAAATATGAAGTGACCTCATCAGAGATTAAGAGGACAACCGGGGAGATGATAAGCCAAGATGAACTTTTCATACCCACTGAAGAGGAAAAAAAGAGGTTGGGTCGAAGTATTAAAAAAGTTGCGGTGGAGCATCATGATGAGAAAGACCGATATAAATTCCATGACCTGCGCCATACCTTCGCAACCAATTACCTCAGGAATGGTGGCTCTATTGAAAAGTTACGGAAAATATTAGGACACAAACAAATTAGTACTACTCTAAAATATGAACATTTAGTTATCAATGATTTACAGGAAGATGAAGACCCCGTTACCTATTAA